Proteins encoded by one window of Kribbella italica:
- a CDS encoding CGNR zinc finger domain-containing protein: MHLNPYGADAVLLAVNLVTNPPLTPAELAARCVESGIDESHVRDGQVTAEDVATVRIVLDEWLAVVDASDEQKRVDLVNEMLAKYTEHPRLTNHAGDGWHMHYRPFRVPVWRLVATLISTGTALHLVGRGISRLGRCAMDGCEKVYADLSRGGKQRYCSPACSNRDAVRRHRARTA, translated from the coding sequence ATGCATCTCAACCCTTACGGCGCCGATGCCGTGCTGCTGGCGGTGAACCTGGTCACGAACCCGCCCTTGACACCGGCCGAGCTGGCGGCGCGGTGCGTCGAGAGCGGCATCGACGAGAGTCACGTCCGCGACGGACAGGTCACCGCGGAGGACGTCGCCACCGTCCGGATCGTGCTGGACGAGTGGCTGGCGGTCGTCGACGCGTCGGACGAGCAGAAGCGCGTCGATCTCGTGAACGAGATGCTCGCCAAGTACACCGAGCACCCGCGGCTGACCAACCACGCCGGCGACGGCTGGCACATGCACTACCGGCCGTTCCGCGTGCCGGTCTGGCGGCTGGTCGCGACGTTGATCAGCACCGGGACGGCGCTGCATCTGGTGGGGCGGGGGATCTCCCGGCTCGGGCGGTGCGCGATGGACGGGTGCGAGAAGGTGTACGCCGATCTGTCGCGGGGCGGGAAGCAGCGGTACTGCAGTCCGGCCTGCTCCAACCGCGACGCCGTACGCCGGCATCGCGCGCGGACTGCTTGA